One region of bacterium genomic DNA includes:
- a CDS encoding alcohol dehydrogenase translates to RIPMNGEVFQVRRACVVGAQGHSGHGTFPNVISCMAAGMDVLPIITKKIKLDEAEANIRLLQTDRNEVKITVLP, encoded by the coding sequence ATCGCATTCCGATGAACGGCGAAGTGTTTCAGGTGCGTCGCGCCTGCGTGGTGGGCGCACAGGGCCATTCCGGCCACGGCACCTTTCCCAATGTGATCAGCTGCATGGCCGCCGGCATGGATGTGCTGCCGATTATCACGAAAAAGATCAAATTGGATGAAGCAGAGGCCAACATACGGCTTTTGCAGACCGATCGCAACGAGGTTAAAATCACTGTGCTGCCCTGA
- a CDS encoding creatininase family protein, producing MANWLSTNRPDLFFEDTSVGRLKKKIWEASDQEIDKILADYEIPSPSELGKPGSYIQNTIRHQVVENRKKNDLVFIPIGCTEQHGDHTVSSLDTFMVTQILEGVRRFTAKSGKPCNLAYTPLNYGGHPHHHIGMPGTIHLEDDVVKKILIDVMVGLWNDGFRKQILVNNHGHSWLLEAAIQELQKTWNLPGIFRTLDWHRSVREFFRTKSRGGEWDDDFVHAEEAETSVMLLLEPRFVEMHYAEETKVEGFLPDGHFDKAVDPFARPSRWSEGQGHSPIELASVPEGVVGRPTHGSAQKAKRVIAAICSYLTLVNDEILTAFPAGKLPPIEKTTMRTAKEMEPYLKEPFTEGWRPIYSIPKMGL from the coding sequence ATGGCTAACTGGCTTTCAACCAATCGACCGGATCTTTTTTTTGAAGATACCAGCGTCGGCCGCCTGAAAAAGAAAATTTGGGAAGCCTCGGACCAGGAAATCGACAAAATTTTGGCTGATTACGAAATCCCTTCTCCGTCCGAGCTGGGCAAGCCCGGATCCTATATTCAGAACACCATCCGCCATCAGGTGGTGGAAAACCGCAAGAAGAACGACCTCGTCTTCATTCCCATCGGCTGCACAGAACAGCACGGCGATCATACAGTCTCCAGCCTGGATACGTTTATGGTGACGCAGATTCTGGAGGGCGTTCGGCGTTTCACCGCCAAGAGCGGCAAGCCCTGCAATCTGGCTTATACGCCGTTGAACTATGGCGGTCACCCCCATCATCACATCGGCATGCCGGGCACCATCCATCTCGAGGATGATGTGGTGAAAAAGATTTTGATCGACGTCATGGTCGGTTTGTGGAACGACGGCTTTCGCAAGCAGATCCTGGTCAACAACCACGGCCACTCCTGGCTGCTGGAGGCAGCGATTCAAGAACTGCAAAAGACTTGGAATCTGCCGGGCATCTTTCGCACACTGGACTGGCATCGGTCGGTGCGTGAATTTTTCCGAACCAAGAGCCGTGGCGGCGAGTGGGACGATGATTTCGTCCATGCCGAGGAAGCAGAAACTTCGGTCATGCTGCTGCTGGAACCGCGGTTTGTTGAAATGCATTATGCCGAAGAGACGAAGGTGGAGGGTTTTCTGCCCGATGGTCATTTTGACAAAGCGGTGGATCCTTTTGCCCGGCCGAGCCGCTGGTCCGAGGGCCAGGGCCATTCGCCTATCGAGCTGGCCTCTGTGCCGGAAGGCGTGGTGGGTAGGCCGACCCATGGCAGCGCGCAGAAAGCCAAACGAGTGATCGCCGCCATCTGTTCCTATCTGACTCTGGTGAACGATGAGATTCTCACTGCTTTTCCGGCGGGCAAGCTCCCGCCTATCGAAAAGACCACCATGCGGACCGCCAAAGAGATGGAACCCTATTTGAAGGAGCCTTTTACCGAAGGATGGCGGCCCATCTATTCCATTCCTAAAATGGGTTTGTAA